From the genome of Latilactobacillus curvatus JCM 1096 = DSM 20019:
TGAGTTAAAGCATCTGCTGATTGGGCTTCATTTGTGATGCTTTCCTGTAGACAACTTGTGAGTTGTTGCTGAGTTGCTTGTATTCGTTTATCAAGCGGGGTATCCACCGGTGTTTTTAAGAAGAATTGGTAGCTTGTTGCGGCATCAATCGTCAGCGGTAAACCAGGGCTTAAAGATTGGAAATCGCTCGCCTGCAACGTTAATTGTGTGATGGTCAAAGTAGCTGGTTGATCAGCGATGGGGAGTGCGGCTAGATCAGAAGGTAACAATTGCGCCAATAGTTGTTGTAGGGTTAAGTTGACTGGTGTTTGTTCACCTAAGTCTGGTAAAACTTGGGCGATATAGTCTTGAAATAGGCGATGCGTTGAAAAATGACCGATGTTTTACCACTGCCCGCAATCCCATCGATGAGTAAATGGTCAGTCGTTTGTTGCCGAATAATCGCGTTTTGTTCCTTTTGAATCGTCGCGGTAATGGCGCTCATTTGCGTTGTTTTGGCTTCTTTTAAAGTGGCTAATAACAAGGGATCTTCGATGGCAATCTGCGTATCAAAGAAATCGATTAGCTGATCAGCTTGAATTTGGAACTGGCGCCGTCGGTCGAGATTGACCGCAATGGCGCGACCGTTAGCTTGATAACTGGTGGGGCCGAATGTTTGCTGGTAATAAACATCGGCGATAGGTGAACGCCAATCGTAAATCACAGGATCGCCGGCTTGGTTTGTGAAGCTAGCTGAACCAAGGTAAAAATCTTCGGCGTCTATTTCCTCAGGAAAAGTCAGCGTGATTTTTGCAAAGTAGGGTTGCTCTAACAGCCGTAAGGTCTCATCATGACGTGCAACGAGCGAATCGGTTTTCAGGTTGAGCATATCGATTTCCTTGTTGATACTTTCTAAAGCAGCGAATGTATCAAGATTATCAGCGTATGAATCGAAATTGAGTTTGGCTTCACCGGTGATCTGCGCTTTGATGGTGTTGCCGTTTTTCTGGTTTTGCGATTGGGCATCATTGATGGCCGTCAAAGTGGTGGTTAATTGTTGATAAACAGTGGATAGATGCGCTTGTTCTTGATTGAAATCAGTCGTCATTCAAACAGCCCCTTTACAAAGTTGTTCCCCTAGTTTAGCAAGCACGTTCAAAAAAGGAGTGCGTCATCAACGGGTAGCTTCTGAGCATTTGCCTAACTTAGCGAATTGGCGCTGCAAGCACCGCTTTGCTAAGTGTAGCAAAGCACAGGAAGCTGTTGATGAAAGCACGTTCAAAAAAGGAGCACTGACTGATAAGTCGGTGCTCCTTTTTGCATTAGTCTGCTTTTATGATGGTTTCAATTAGATCAAAAAATCCAGCTGCATCAACGTCGTAGACGAGTTTAGCCGGACGTCCGTTTTTAGTTAAGAACGTGCGCCCGCCGGCAATTCCGTTTGGAATGACATCACATACAATGGCTTTTGTTTTAACGATTGTTGGATCAAGAAGGTAACAAGTTGTTAAAACGTCCCATAAATAATAAGTTGAATTAGTTTTGAAATGGACCAGTTGAGGAACAAAGGCGTAACAGGTGCCGATAAAGTCCATCATGGCATTGGCACGTTTACTAGCCCAACGTTGGCGAATCGCCGGCGTTAAGGGAACATTATTCGTACTTTCGAGCCCGACTAATTCAATAGGGATTTGTGTATCGAAGACAGTTTTCACTGCTTCGGGATCCCAGAAGGCATTCCATTCAGCAGTACCATCAGAATCGGGCTCAGCAACGTTGCCTTGTTCAAGAAAAGAACCGCCCATCCAAAGAAGTTTAGCGATTTTATATTCGATGCTTGGATTGATGGCGAGTGCGCGTGCCAAGTCAGTTAATGGGCCGGTAAAGAGCAATGTGACGGGTTCGGTTGCTTGATTGAGTTTAGTGATTAGATCGAGATGTGCGGCTTCAGGACTCAGAGGCGTTTGAACGGTGCCACGTTCATTGAGCACGGGAAGTGCATCGACTGAGTAAGCGTCAGTTCGCCATTCTTTTGGAAAAGGATGGACTGCGCGTGAGTCAGAAGCGGCCACAGCTAACCGCGCTGATTGATCTGAAAACGTATCAATGATTTTACGACTCGCGCTAACGGCTGGTTCGACATATGAATCAGCGCCAATTACGCCGACGCCAAGTAGTTTGATTGTCGGCATTTGTAGGAGCAGAGTTAATGAAATCAAATCATCAACACCGCCATCGTGATTAAAATAGACTTGTGTTTGCATGGTTCGCCTCCTGATTGTTCGTTAGTTATCAATTAATATTAGCATTATCTATATTTCTTAGCAACAAATACAATATAAACGAACAATATTTTATAAAATGAAATAAATGTATTGATTTTATGTCGATAACGTGTTTATAATAAATTATCAAATTTATTGACGGAGGCTTATTTCATGAAAAAAAGTTTGGTCGTACTTTTCTCGACAGTCCTTGTATTAGGTGGCGTGTTAGCCGGGTGCGGGAGTCAAAAGACAGCATCAAAGAAAGCAACGCACACAGCCGCTTTAGTCACTGATGGTGGTGGGATTGATGATAAATCTTTTAACCAATCTGCCTGGGAAGGTTTGGAAAAATGGGGTGCTAGTCATGATCTTAAAAAAGGGGTCAATGGTTACAATTACGCACAATCGAGTTCTGATGCGGACTTTTTCCCGAACATTAATAAGTTAATCAAGGCAAAATACCAAACAATTTTTGCGATTGGCTATAAGTTAGATAACGCGGTCAGCCAATCTGCAAAGAATAATCCAAATGTTAACTTTGCAATCATCGATTCAAACGTTAAGAATCGGAAAAACGTCGCGTCCGTCAATTTTAAAACAGAACAATCATCATTCCTAGCCGGGGTTGCCGCTGCGAAAACCACTAAGACGAATAAAGTCGGCTTTGTCGGTGGAATTGATAGTGCCGTCGTGAAAACATTCGAAGCTGGTTTTAAACAAGGGGTGAAAGCCGTTAACCCAGCAATCACCGTTGATGTGAAATATGCTGGTTCATTTACGAAAGCCGATGTCGGCCAATCATTGGCAACCGCGATGTACAACAACGGCGCGGATGTTATTTATCACGCTGCTGGTGGCACTGGCGCTGGCGTCTTTACCGCTGCTAAGAACATTTCTAAGGGTGGTCAAAAAGTCTGGGTGATTGGTGTTGATCAAGATCAAAAAGCCGATGGGAAATATGATGGTGGCAACGTCACATTAGCATCTGCCGTTAAACAAGTTGGCACAGCAGTGGAAGATCTTGCTAACCAAGCTAAGAATGATAAATTCCCTGGTGGCAAAACCGTCACATATGATTTGAAAGACAAAGGCGTTGCCTTAGTGAACGACAATGCTTCCCCTGAAACATGGCAAGCAGTCAAAGAATATCAACAAAAAATTGAATCAGGCACCATTAAAGTTGCTGCAGAATAACGACTATTGAATGCTAAAGGATGGCAGCAGTTATCAGCCATCCTTTTTGTATGCTTAATGAATGGAGCGTAAAAATGGCAAAAACTGTGATAGAAATGCAGCACATTACAAAACGGTTCGGCGCCTTTACCGCCAATGATGATATTTCATTAACCTTGCAACAGGGTGAAATCCTTGCCTTGCTTGGTGAAAATGGTGCGGGGAAATCAACCTTGATGGGTGTTTTGACCGGACAATTAAAGCCGACTGCGGGGCAATTACTGGTGAACGGACAAGCAGTGACCTTAAATGGCCCTCGACATGCAAAAGCCCTCGGGATTGGGATGGTACACCAACATTTCATGTTAATTCCGGCTTTTACGGTCTTAGAAAACATTATCCTGGGTGACGAACCAACTAAACAGGGCCGGATTGACTATGCAACGGCGCGGCAAAAGGTCACGGCTTTAGTCGATAAATACCAACTGGCGCTCGACCTTGATCGAAAAATCGCTGATATTTCGGTCGGGATGCAACAGCGGGTTGAGATTATCAAGGCGCTTTACCGAGAAGCAACGACATTGATTTTTGATGAACCGACTGCAGCTTTGACACCGAATGAAATTCAAGCCTTGCTTGCCATTTTTGAGAAGTTAAAGGCGGAAGGGAAGTCGTTGATTTTTATCACGCATAAACTAAAGGAAATTAAACAAGTTGCTGATCGGTGCGTCGTGATTCGTGCCGGACGTGTGATTGATACGGTACTAGTCGCACAAACGGATCCGACAAAATTAGCGGAAATGATGGTTGGCCGTCCGCAACAAGCCCCCACACCGAAAATGGCTAATCAAGGCGCTGTGATGCTATCGGTGGAACATGTCGCTGCTCGTGTTGCTAAACGCACTGTTCTAGATGATCTGGGATTGACCGTGCATGCGGGAGAAATTGTTGGAATTGCTGGGATTGATGGCAACGGGCAGAGTGAGTTAATTCAGGTTTTAACCGGACAATTAAAACCGCAGTCTGGAAAAATTGAATTAGGAGGTCAGTCATTATTGAAACGGACACCACGCCAAATTAGTGAACAAGGCTTAGGGTGCATTCCAGAAGATCGCCAGAATATCGGTTTGATTTTGCCACTGTCGATTGCTGAAAATTTAGCGCTGAAGGATTATTACCATCAACCGTATAGTCATCTAGGCTGGCTTAATTATCGGGTGATCAATCAAACGGCGCAGAAACTGATTAAACGATTCGACATTCGGACGCAATCTGAACAAACGCTTGCCGGAGAACTTTCAGGTGGCAATCAGCAAAAAGTGGTGGTTGCGCGCGAAATCGCCAAACAACCAAAAGTCTTGATTGCTGCCAATCCGACCCGCGGTGTTGATGTAGGTGCGATTGAATACATTCATCAGAGCTTGATTGAACAACGGAACCAAGGCTGTGGGATTTTACTTGTTAGTTTTGAATTAGATGAAATTTTAAAGTTAGCTGACCGAGTACTTGTAATGCACGCCGGTCAAATTGTTGGTGAAGTTGATCCACAAACCACAACGAGTCAGACGCTCGGATTATTAATGGCCGGGCAACAACCAGTAGGAGGGCGAGACGAATGAATAAACAACAATCTTCAGGATTAATCATTGCAATCCTATCCGTTGCGGCGGGACTGTTAGTGGGCGGAGTTGTGATGTTGGTTTTTGGATATTCGCCTATTCAAAATTACAGTAACCTCTTTAATGGCGCATTCGGCGATATCTATTCGATTGGCGAGACATTACGCAATGCGACTCCGTTAATTTTGACAGCCCTTGGCTTTTCAATTGCGAGCAAAGCCGGCTTTTTCAATATTGGTGGGTCGGGTCAGCTATTAGTGGGCTGGTTTGGCGCGATTGTCTTTGCACTCCACTTTAAAAATTTACCGGGGATTCTCTTGATTCTTGGCGCGATTTTAGCGGGGATGCTGCTCGGTGGCTTTTGGTCTTGGTTGGCCGGTTTTTTACGGGCATACTTTGGGACCAGTGAAGTGATCACAACCATCATGTTGAACTACATCGCATTGTATTTCGTCAATTTTGCGATTAAACGTTGGTTGGCGCCAAAAGGCAGCGACTCATCGGCCAACATTGTCCCTAAAGCAAGCTTGCGGACCCCTTTTTTGGAACAGATTACCAATCACTCAACGTTTCACTGGGGCTTTTTCATCGCGTTAGTCTTGGTGATTGTGATGTGGTGGTATTTGAAACGGTCGAAGACTGGATTTGAAATTAAGGCAGTTGGATTGAACGAACAAGCTGCACGTTACGCGGGGATGAATACGAAACAAACGATTATGTGGGCAATGCTATTATCTGGACTACTAGCTGGGTTAGCGGGGGCTGTCGATGGTCTAGGGAATTATCAAAATATTTCCGTTTCAAATGCCTTACCAGATATCGGCTTTAATGGAATGGCGGTCGCGTTATTAGCGAATGGGCATCCAATCGGGATTATCTTTGCGGCGATTTTATTCTCTGCTTTACAGATTGGTGGCTTAAGCATTTCCGTCTACTCAACAACTCCGACAGAAATCGTCAATATCGTGATTGCATCGATTATCTTCTTCGTGGGTGTGCGCTTCTTATTTGAACAATTACTCAATCACCGCTTACTGAAAAAACACGCGTTGATGAAAGAGAGGCTTGAAAAATAATGACAATCACAATGATTTTAATGACGATTTGTGCGACCACGTTAGTTTACGCGGCGCCATTGATTTTTACAGCCTTGGGTGGTGCTTTTTCAGAGCATAGCGGTGTGATTAATGTTGGTTTAGAAGGGATTATGATTGTTGGGGCTTTCAGCAGTGCCGTCTTTACCCTTCAATTTAGTACGGTTTTTGGCGGATTGACGCCGTGGATTGCCTTATTGGTTGGTGGACTGTTTGGTGCACTGTTTTCCTTATTACATGCTTTAGCGACCGTAACATTGCGCGCTAATCACATTATTAGTGGGACGGTGTTAAACCTATTGGCGCCTGCATTGTGTGTCTTCTTAACCCGTGTGCTGTATAGCGGTAAGGGGCAAACGCCGGTGATTAATCAAAGCATCGGTAACTTCACATTCCCCGGCTTGGCCCAAATTCCAGTGATTGGCCCCATTTTATTTACGAAGACGTCGTTAGTGGCTTACGCTGCGGTTTTGGTCGGCATTATCAGTTGGTATGTGCTGTATAAAACGCGATTTGGGCTGCGCTTGCGGTCAGTCGGTGAAAATCCAGCGGCAGCCGATACACTGGGCATCAATGTGAGTCGTTACCGGTATATCGGGGTCATGTTGTCTGGTTTGTTAGGCGGCATTGGTGGCGCGGTGATGGCGCAGTCGATTACGTTAAACTTCAGCGCAGCGACGATTTCAGGTCAGGGCTTCATGGCATTGGCGGCGATGATTTTTGGTAAGTGGCATCCAATTGGCGCGACAGGTGCAGCGATTTTCTTCGGACTCGCACAAAGTTTGCCGATTATCGGCGGCTATATTCCAGTGTTAGCAGGTGTGAATAGTGTTTGGTTCCAAATTGCACCATACGCGATTACGATTATTATTCTGGTGATTTTCTTGGGCAAGGCCGTCGCGCCAGCAGCGGACGGCGAAAATTATATTAAGAGTCATTAAAATGCTTCAATAAAAAAAGTGGTGGAGCGCAATGAAAAATGATTTATTGATTTGTGGTTCAGGCGCATCAAGTGGGACATCTGATTGAAAAGATACGGCTTCATCTACGTCGCCATAGATAAAGAGGGGCAAGGATCCGGAAAACGGATTAAGAAAGACAGCTTCAAATGGTATCAAAAAGTGATTGCGACCAATGGAGCGGCATTATAAAGATAGCATCAAGCGATAACGGATATAATAAATGGAAGCTATGACGAATTCATTTGTCATAGCTTTTTTTTGCGATATTTACGATTTAGTTGAAATGATTACGAATAATTAAGCGTTAAAATGGCTATAGTGGCTTTGCCCACTTTTTACAACATTGAATGCGGTAAAAGTGAGTGTTCACATAAAAGCGCTTACTTGTTATTGTTAAATACAGGAAGGATAGTGGTGAATGTGCTAGAAAGACGTGAATATGACATCGTTGATATTCTGTTAGAAAATCCACAGCTAACTATTTCCCAAATAGCAAAGAAGATGAATTTGTCATATCGAACAATTTCAAAATCTTTAGATGTTATTGAAAATTTTTTTGAAGGAAGTGAGATTAAATTAATACGTAAACCTAAGGTAGGTGTTTCTCTAAATGGAAGTCGCCAGGTTATTGCAGATTTAATTAATCAATCAGGGCACCATCAATTACCAACTACAAAATTGGAACGAGTCCAATTTATATGCTTTAAAATTTTGAAAAACACGAGTTATTTTACTTTACAGAAACTATCCGAGCTTTTATTTATTAGCAAAACAACGTTAGATAAAGATATGGTAAGAGTAAATGAAATATTTAATCAGTTTCACGTAACAATTGAAAAAATCCCTGGAAAAGGGTCTTTTTTAAACATCATGGAATATGAACGTAGAAGATTAGCCTTAGATTTGATTCATTATTTTTGGGGGCAAAATTGGCAAGTTATTCAGCAAGATAATCATTATATTCATACGATAGAAGGAATCCCCGATTTTGCACAAGAATTTATTAATATTTCAATGCTAAAGAAAATTAATGACATTGTGCAGAATTATATGCAATTTGAAAAAATCAAGATGAGTGATATGGGCTACCAGTCTTTGATACTGCACATTTTAATAGCGGTTGAGCGAATAAAAAATGATGGATTATTGCAAGAAAATGATCGGCCATTATTACAGAATTATAGTGATTTTGAAGATGTTAGACCTTTAGTTACTAGCATTGAAAATACGTTTGATATTGGGTTGTCAAAATTAGAAATTCAATATATTGGCTTTCATCTCAAAATGAGTTCCTACGGTATTACGGCATTAAGCGATTCAACAATTAAGGATAGCGATGTAGAAGCAATTATTTTAAGAACAAATCATTCGTTGAGTGAAAGTCGCTTACAAGGGCTAGTTGTGCATCTGAAAGTAGCAGTTGAACGAATTAAAAATAACTTGCCTCTAACCAATCCCTATACAAATGACATAAAAACAAATTTTCCATTATCTTTTGATGAAGCAATTGCTATTAAGAAAAATTTGGAAGATTTTTACCAAATTAATGTCCCTGAAGACGAAATGGCGTATATTGCAGTGCACATTCAAGCACAAAGAGAACAAGCCAAGTTAGCTGATGATTCAGATCTAAAAGTTCTCTTAGTATGTAGCAGTGGTAAAGGCACGGCACAATTACTTGCTGCAAGACTACGAAGGGTTTTTCCGGATTTAAAGATTAATAGGATTCTATCGGTTAATGAATTATGGCATACAGAAATAACCGAAGGACTGGTACTTTCGACAGTTAATATTACGTTGCCAGATCACCCTCTAATCGTGGTTTCGCCAATTTTAAATCAGACGGATGATCGTAGGATTAAGCAGTTTTTATCCGAAAATAAAAGGATAGAGATAATTCGAAATATAGAATTTAGTAAGTTAATTCATCCTGAATTAGTGTTTCTGGACCTTGATTTGGAATCTAAAGAAGCTGTTATTGAATATATTGGTAGGCACTTAGTTCAAAAAGGATTTGCAACAGAAGGAATCATTCAAAGTGCGCTAGCTAGGGAAGAATTTTCGGCAACATCTTTTGGGAAATATGCAACACCGCATGGCAAATTAGACTATGTAAGAAAATCTGCAATTGTATTTTTAAGGTTAAATCATGAAATAGAATGGGGCGACCAGAGCGTAAGATTTATTTTCTTTATTTGTGTAAGCGATGAGAATCCCAAAGAATTGGAGAAAATTTTTGACTCGCTACTTGAAATAATAGATGAAAATCAGCGCAATATTTTGCAACGCGAAAATCAGCAGAAGGTAATTAAGTATTTGAAAGAAGGCATATAGATGAAAGTTTTAGAAGTATTTAATTCTAGTCGAGTTTTGTTAGATCTTGAGGTTAGCTCTCGAGATGCAGTTATTAAAGAATTAGCAGAGCTACTTTATGCTCAAAAGGTAATTACAGATGTAAAGATGTATGTTGATTCTGTTTTAGAAAGAGAGGTGCATTCTACAACGGGGGTTGGGAACGGTATTGCAATTCCGCATGGGAAAAGTGCTTGCGTAAATAGACCAGCGATTGTTTTTGCTAAGATGGCGAAATCTGTGGAATGGCAGTCATTAGATGATAAACCAGTTGATATTGTTGTTATGCTGGCGATTCCTGACAGTGAAAAAGGCGCGACACATTTGTCGTTGCTCTCTGAAATTGCGGTTAAGTTAATGGATGAGGATCTTGTTGAAAAATTAAAAAAAGTTACGGATACAAACGAAGTTGTAGAATTACTTTCATAAAAAATTAGGAGGAATCATGATGAAAAGAAAAATTATTGCTGTAACAGCTTGCGCAACGGGGATTGCACACACGTATATGGCGGCACAAGCACTAAAGAAAGAAGCACAAAAAAAGGGCTATTTAATTAAAGTTGAAACTCAAGGGGCAACAGGAATTGAAAACGAATTAAGTCACAAAGATTGTGAAATTGGGGAAGTTGTGATCTTTGCTGTGGATACTAAAGTCCGCAATGAGGAACGGTTTGAAGGTAAAAAAATATTAAAAGTACCTGTTGCTGCACCAATTAAGAATGCAGAAAAAGTGATCGAAGATGCACTAATTTTGGTAGATAAGGACTAAATCTAAGGAGGAAGAACAATGAAAAAGATATTATCTGATATTAAGAATCATGTGTTAACAGGGATTAGTTATATGATTCCGTTAGTTATTGCAGGTGCAGTAATTATGGCCATTTCTCGGGTGGGTGGTTCGATTTATGGCATTACTGATATTTGGGATGCAAAATATGCAGATAGTGCTAATGGCATAATTCAGTTGTTACATTCTATTGATGGCTTTGGGGGGACAGCGCT
Proteins encoded in this window:
- a CDS encoding nucleoside hydrolase, which gives rise to MQTQVYFNHDGGVDDLISLTLLLQMPTIKLLGVGVIGADSYVEPAVSASRKIIDTFSDQSARLAVAASDSRAVHPFPKEWRTDAYSVDALPVLNERGTVQTPLSPEAAHLDLITKLNQATEPVTLLFTGPLTDLARALAINPSIEYKIAKLLWMGGSFLEQGNVAEPDSDGTAEWNAFWDPEAVKTVFDTQIPIELVGLESTNNVPLTPAIRQRWASKRANAMMDFIGTCYAFVPQLVHFKTNSTYYLWDVLTTCYLLDPTIVKTKAIVCDVIPNGIAGGRTFLTKNGRPAKLVYDVDAAGFFDLIETIIKAD
- a CDS encoding BMP family lipoprotein encodes the protein MKKSLVVLFSTVLVLGGVLAGCGSQKTASKKATHTAALVTDGGGIDDKSFNQSAWEGLEKWGASHDLKKGVNGYNYAQSSSDADFFPNINKLIKAKYQTIFAIGYKLDNAVSQSAKNNPNVNFAIIDSNVKNRKNVASVNFKTEQSSFLAGVAAAKTTKTNKVGFVGGIDSAVVKTFEAGFKQGVKAVNPAITVDVKYAGSFTKADVGQSLATAMYNNGADVIYHAAGGTGAGVFTAAKNISKGGQKVWVIGVDQDQKADGKYDGGNVTLASAVKQVGTAVEDLANQAKNDKFPGGKTVTYDLKDKGVALVNDNASPETWQAVKEYQQKIESGTIKVAAE
- a CDS encoding ABC transporter ATP-binding protein, whose product is MAKTVIEMQHITKRFGAFTANDDISLTLQQGEILALLGENGAGKSTLMGVLTGQLKPTAGQLLVNGQAVTLNGPRHAKALGIGMVHQHFMLIPAFTVLENIILGDEPTKQGRIDYATARQKVTALVDKYQLALDLDRKIADISVGMQQRVEIIKALYREATTLIFDEPTAALTPNEIQALLAIFEKLKAEGKSLIFITHKLKEIKQVADRCVVIRAGRVIDTVLVAQTDPTKLAEMMVGRPQQAPTPKMANQGAVMLSVEHVAARVAKRTVLDDLGLTVHAGEIVGIAGIDGNGQSELIQVLTGQLKPQSGKIELGGQSLLKRTPRQISEQGLGCIPEDRQNIGLILPLSIAENLALKDYYHQPYSHLGWLNYRVINQTAQKLIKRFDIRTQSEQTLAGELSGGNQQKVVVAREIAKQPKVLIAANPTRGVDVGAIEYIHQSLIEQRNQGCGILLVSFELDEILKLADRVLVMHAGQIVGEVDPQTTTSQTLGLLMAGQQPVGGRDE
- a CDS encoding ABC transporter permease, producing MNKQQSSGLIIAILSVAAGLLVGGVVMLVFGYSPIQNYSNLFNGAFGDIYSIGETLRNATPLILTALGFSIASKAGFFNIGGSGQLLVGWFGAIVFALHFKNLPGILLILGAILAGMLLGGFWSWLAGFLRAYFGTSEVITTIMLNYIALYFVNFAIKRWLAPKGSDSSANIVPKASLRTPFLEQITNHSTFHWGFFIALVLVIVMWWYLKRSKTGFEIKAVGLNEQAARYAGMNTKQTIMWAMLLSGLLAGLAGAVDGLGNYQNISVSNALPDIGFNGMAVALLANGHPIGIIFAAILFSALQIGGLSISVYSTTPTEIVNIVIASIIFFVGVRFLFEQLLNHRLLKKHALMKERLEK
- a CDS encoding ABC transporter permease, translated to MTITMILMTICATTLVYAAPLIFTALGGAFSEHSGVINVGLEGIMIVGAFSSAVFTLQFSTVFGGLTPWIALLVGGLFGALFSLLHALATVTLRANHIISGTVLNLLAPALCVFLTRVLYSGKGQTPVINQSIGNFTFPGLAQIPVIGPILFTKTSLVAYAAVLVGIISWYVLYKTRFGLRLRSVGENPAAADTLGINVSRYRYIGVMLSGLLGGIGGAVMAQSITLNFSAATISGQGFMALAAMIFGKWHPIGATGAAIFFGLAQSLPIIGGYIPVLAGVNSVWFQIAPYAITIIILVIFLGKAVAPAADGENYIKSH
- a CDS encoding BglG family transcription antiterminator, with product MNVLERREYDIVDILLENPQLTISQIAKKMNLSYRTISKSLDVIENFFEGSEIKLIRKPKVGVSLNGSRQVIADLINQSGHHQLPTTKLERVQFICFKILKNTSYFTLQKLSELLFISKTTLDKDMVRVNEIFNQFHVTIEKIPGKGSFLNIMEYERRRLALDLIHYFWGQNWQVIQQDNHYIHTIEGIPDFAQEFINISMLKKINDIVQNYMQFEKIKMSDMGYQSLILHILIAVERIKNDGLLQENDRPLLQNYSDFEDVRPLVTSIENTFDIGLSKLEIQYIGFHLKMSSYGITALSDSTIKDSDVEAIILRTNHSLSESRLQGLVVHLKVAVERIKNNLPLTNPYTNDIKTNFPLSFDEAIAIKKNLEDFYQINVPEDEMAYIAVHIQAQREQAKLADDSDLKVLLVCSSGKGTAQLLAARLRRVFPDLKINRILSVNELWHTEITEGLVLSTVNITLPDHPLIVVSPILNQTDDRRIKQFLSENKRIEIIRNIEFSKLIHPELVFLDLDLESKEAVIEYIGRHLVQKGFATEGIIQSALAREEFSATSFGKYATPHGKLDYVRKSAIVFLRLNHEIEWGDQSVRFIFFICVSDENPKELEKIFDSLLEIIDENQRNILQRENQQKVIKYLKEGI
- a CDS encoding PTS sugar transporter subunit IIA, with amino-acid sequence MKVLEVFNSSRVLLDLEVSSRDAVIKELAELLYAQKVITDVKMYVDSVLEREVHSTTGVGNGIAIPHGKSACVNRPAIVFAKMAKSVEWQSLDDKPVDIVVMLAIPDSEKGATHLSLLSEIAVKLMDEDLVEKLKKVTDTNEVVELLS
- a CDS encoding PTS fructose transporter subunit IIB, encoding MKRKIIAVTACATGIAHTYMAAQALKKEAQKKGYLIKVETQGATGIENELSHKDCEIGEVVIFAVDTKVRNEERFEGKKILKVPVAAPIKNAEKVIEDALILVDKD